A stretch of the Glycine soja cultivar W05 chromosome 13, ASM419377v2, whole genome shotgun sequence genome encodes the following:
- the LOC114382133 gene encoding ethylene-responsive transcription factor ERF024-like, whose translation MASLNCLPIPLSTQIFTHIGTMYSGNATSSSRGSSESGRYRGVRRRNSGKWVSEIREPKKPNRIWLGTFPTPEMAAVAYDVAALALKGKDAGLNFPDSASSLPVPASLSARDIQVAAAAAAAAAGAAKDSMRTQTGNYNISEGQENQTGMGNQFVDEDLIFDMPNVLVNMAQGMLLSPPPFDIGLEPNSPENTEQETSLWNFP comes from the exons ATGGCTTCCCTGAATTGCCTTCCAATTCCACTCTCAACACAAATTTTCACACACATAGGCACCATGTATTCCGGCAATGCAACCAGCAGCAGCAGAGGCTCTTCGGAATCCGGTAGGTACCGCGGAGTGAGGCGTAGGAACAGCGGAAAATGGGTGTCGGAGATTCGCGAGCCCAAGAAACCTAACAGAATTTGGTTAGGCACGTTCCCCACGCCAGAAATGGCGGCGGTGGCCTATGACGTGGCTGCGTTGGCTCTCAAGG GTAAGGATGCTGGGCTCAACTTCCCTGACTCAGCTTCTTCCCTTCCTGTCCCCGCTTCGCTTTCTGCACGCGACATTCAGGTGGCAGCTGCGGCCGCGGCGGCGGCTGCTGGAGCAGCAAAGGATTCTATGAGGACACAAACAGGGAATTATAACATTTCAGAGGGGCAAGAGAATCAAACTGGGATGGGTAACCAATTTGTGGATGAGGACTTGATCTTTGACATGCCTAATGTTCTTGTCAACATGGCTCAGGGAATGCTGCTTAGTCCTCCTCCTTTTGACATTGGTTTGGAACCGAATAGCCCAGAAAACACCGAACAAGAGACAAGCCTGTGGAATTtcccttaa